In the Phyllopteryx taeniolatus isolate TA_2022b chromosome 1, UOR_Ptae_1.2, whole genome shotgun sequence genome, TTGAAGGCATTGAACCCCGAAACCAAATGTTGccaatcaaaaacaaacaaagtgagCAAACTTTTAGGGGCTTCGGGAGGATCTCCAGGGAATTGTGGTCTTTACTGAACGTTCTCCATCATCTTCAAAAACTCTGGGGAGAAACAAAAAGCAGTTGGAGGCGGACCAACTCAAGCGTTCCCTCCTTCTATCGCGGTTCGCCTATTGCGGATGATCAAATAAACGCTTCCGAGCCGAAAACATTCAAactgtaaaagaaaaacaaaaaacaccacaaatgACAAGGAATGTACAGTAGCACGGTATGTTTTAAGAGTTGAAAAGGTGTTTCAGGTGTTTATAAGAGGTTAATAGGGGTCGTGGGAAGATAAGAGCCTGctgaggttcatacagctttagaATATGCAATCAAAATCCAAAAGATATCGCTAGTTTGCGGGGTTGGTCCGGAATTTAACGAGGGATTAGTGTACCTCAAAGACGgcaaaatgacaaatgtgtcAACAAGCCTACAAACGGCAGACGTTTGCCCAATGGCAACGGACTATGGGCAAACTCCACCTTGGAAAATTGCTCATATCGCCAATATATATGGTATCGCACACTCCATCTATTTTCGCTGTATTGACTTTACCATCAAAATCAATCTTTCCGTCCTTGTTGTTGTCCGACTCGCCGAACATCTCATCGATGTCTTCCTCTGTGATGGCTTCTCCGGTCATGTGCAGAATGTCTCCAAACTCCTCTCGGTCGATGAACCCGTCTGCGTTCCTGAGGATGGAAACCGTCGCACAAGTCCGGACATCGCCGCGTGAAGGTCATTCGAAGGTTACCAGAAAGCGCCGCTTTGATTTTGAATGGTCTCTTCTCTTCATTTTGGGCTGCATGTTAGATTATTTTCCCAATCAGATTTCATCTTCTAGGTGCttccatgtcaatctaatctatGTCATTGAAACGATATTAGCAATGCGACCGCGGTAACATCAGcgtttttctgtcctctgatttgTTGGTTAGCGCGAGCAAAACGCGTCTGCGTCTGCAGCGATCCGGACACGTGAATACATTTAATCatcagcctccctggtgagtatgatgtatttgatTGATGTGATTAGAAAGCTATTTGATAAAAATGGATCCCGAAGTGCTCCGGACGACGCACCGAACGTGGCAAAGTTGCGTACTGCTACATTTTGCATCGTGGCGATAGTTTCTACCATCGGGACGTGATGGCGGCTGGCCGTACCGCTCGGCTGAGTCACCTTCAATTAGACAAAGATGAAATCATGCAATATGATGGGGAAACAAATGTGCAGATGACAAGGATACATCGTATACAGTGAACGAGGCATCAAATGGATGTATTGATTTATCTTGTCTCATTTTATGGCAGAGCGCCAGTCTCTTTGTTTGACGTGCGCAGTTGGTCCTCTCGCAATGCAAAAGATAAAGCCAAGGGAGGGGGGCCAATTCTTGCGCCCACCAAGGAATGCACACTCCTACCTACTgttgaacatttgaaatatgGCGAAAACATTTTGTCTATCTAGTGACGGGTTTCCATTTTCGCAGTTCAGCAACGTTAGCGTTCGCACACGTACACGCGAGGGTTCGCCGCTGAGTCCATTTGActtctgttgctaaccaaaacagcggGCAGGGTAGTAGCGACGAATTCAATTGTGAGGAACGCGCTCGCTGTCGTACTTGTCGAAAATACGGAAGCATTCGGAAAGCTCCTCTTCGCTCTTCCCGGCCTGGTCCTCCTTCAACTGTTGCACCATCATGACCAAGAACTCCTCGAAGTCGATGGTACCGCTGCCTGGAAACGGGCGAGGGGAAGTTCACAGGTGAGTTGCGCGCCATCTCCAAACATTACAACGAATCGGAAGAACCTGGAATGCTCCATTTATTGCGAGCGCGATGCCGATTGGCGACACGCAGTGAAATAGTTCAAGGTTTTTAGTTTGGATCATTTTCATGGTGGCGGGACAAGccggaaggaaaagaagaggaaaagccCCAAATGGAATTTGGCAGCAAATGATTTTTGCTACAAAAATGCCTTTTGAAAAGTATTCGTGTTAAATGAAACTATCtttcattttttgaattgaGCAACCGAAATCAattccaatttattgagatgcacctgacGTACTTGGCGTCCGATCGGATCGCTCTCGTGTCGTTCCGTGGAGATCAGCGTTTCACAAGCGTACTGTATTTCTCACACGCACAGCATTCCCCACAAATGTCCCAACGGGAGGACATTTGTACTGAAATAAGGATGCCGGCGGTGTCTCAATTTCCACTTTGATTTCCGGGCCCGTTCAGTTGAACTTTTATTAGCTTTTATTCTTTCCCAGTGTATGAACGCCCACAGTACATCGCTCGCATCGATGGATGACGAAAAATACCTGCTGCTCTTTGGGGCACATTTGCAATTCTTAGCATTAGCTTTAGACAGATAATAGTGCTCAGCTTTGTCGCCAGAGAGTATTCGTTTAACAATACGGTATACGTTATTTTTGCATCGCAATAGCTGACAGCTGTTTCCGTACCTGTCGGGGATCAAAAGGACTGTGTTGGGTTTGTCTGGAAAGCAATTTCAATTCCTCACCGTCCTCGTCCACTTCCTCAATGATGGCGTCCAGCTCCTCCCTCGACGGGTTTTGGCCCAGCATCCTCATCACGGTGCCCAGCTCCTTGGTGCTGATGTCGCCGCCGCCGTCGGTGTCGAACATGTCGAAGGCGGCCTTGAACTCTAGACGCACGCAAAATGGAAATCTTCGAAAAATGGTGTCGATACAGAGTCAACGATGCGCCTGGAAAGACCGACCTGCGATCATCTCCTCAGTGAGGAAGGAGCGGGCGTCGCTTTGAGCGTCGGTGGGCTTTGGGAGGCAAAGCGACAGAAAAACAGATTGACTGCAAGCGTAATAAGACGAACACAATTCTGCCGACGACTCTCGCCGCTGTGCACGTTCACTTTGTATACCGTATAGAGTAGgagcatttattcatttacgGTCGCTACTCACAGTCACGCTCTAGGAAATAGGGACGTggattttgggggattttgatGCACGTTTAAAAATCAATAagaaaattccaaaaacaaacggACCAAAAACAAGTCACCATAGCAACAACTTAGCACTCCCTCAGCGGGGGTCTATAACAGCATAGGGCAGTTATGCAGACAATGTGTGCTAAGTCGAGCGGCCCGGAGGGGGCTAGATGCTTGAAGCTGCTCTCGTAACTGCTCTCATTGATTTATTAGGTGCATTTGAAGTCCGTTTTGGCGGAAACCCTTTTGGGGAGTCGTGCCGCTTATACGGCTACCGTGTTTGCATAGAGCCGTGGCCATGTTGCATTCTCAGAATGATCCGCATTTAAAATATAGCGAAGGAATATTCTTCGAGAGAAAAGTGTCATGAGATTTACATATCTCCAATTGTTTGAGAAATCTAATTCATTca is a window encoding:
- the LOC133474276 gene encoding troponin C, skeletal muscle, producing MPTDAQSDARSFLTEEMIAEFKAAFDMFDTDGGGDISTKELGTVMRMLGQNPSREELDAIIEEVDEDGSGTIDFEEFLVMMVQQLKEDQAGKSEEELSECFRIFDKNADGFIDREEFGDILHMTGEAITEEDIDEMFGESDNNKDGKIDFDEFLKMMENVQ